Within the Arachis duranensis cultivar V14167 chromosome 10, aradu.V14167.gnm2.J7QH, whole genome shotgun sequence genome, the region AAATTTACATATGATGTTGAAGGAGAATCTTCTCATGATGTCCTaatgtccaacaatctatattgcttACCGGAGAGTGAAGAAAGGCGTGTCCTTGGGATAGTTGTGaaacttggtcttgaggatgtgGTGGACGTTGTCGGGGTTGGAGGTGATGCTGTTACCGAGGACGTGAAAGTGGATGCTTCTGGTGGGTGAAGTGCAGAGGAGGTGGGTGTATCAATCACAGGGATTTAAGAAGTGTGTGGTCCATgacatgttgaggtaggtgCGACACGTGTGACAGTTACATCATGGCTTGATCTTGGAgctgaaaaagaagaaggaaaaaacggaaaagaagactgtgaaggtgaagaaggagagtatgaatgttagggttatgcgaaatattataaaaattggGGAAGAACAGTGTCGTTTTCGAACAAAGGGGTTAGAGATTATTTTGTATCCTATTAGAGTTGTCAGGGATTATTTTGTCCCCTGTTAGAGTTGTTAAGGACCATTTTCTCTTCTGTTAGAGTTAACGGAGTcaaggacctaagtgactgacgaaattaattgttagggaccaatcaagtaattaattttagttgagaATTAAAGTGTCTGGTCCAAAATTTTTTGAGAACCAAAATGGGTAAatactctaaaatattttattattattattttagaacttGACACATTTagtaattttgaaattaataaatataaatattttattaaacattatttatatacatcttacttgaaatttaaatacattgaaaataaaacttaaattttttttatattatttatttaaatgagtACTTTAGCAAACCCATATATTAAACttttccatcattgatcaaatagtTAAAATTTCTTTCAGGAtccttaaaaaaatcaaatacatcataatgagtggtgtaaTTTTCAGGAACAttctttgaaacaaaatttggcTCCTTTCCTTTGTTATCCTTTTTCAatgatgcttgataaagatcaactaggtACCTCGGGGTACGACAGTTATGCGACCATGACCATTTCCACTACAACCGAAATATTTATCCTCTCTTGATTTATTTTGtccattatttctttctttatcccacttctagTGAAATCCTTTCTTGTAAACATAATTTTTCTtccttctataattttttttgttactaaaaCCTTACCATTTATCTTTTCTAGGGTAATGATTTGTTGCATTTGTTTCAGaaaatggggcggcgccagctggacatgctttatgattttttttaaaagcaaCCCATTATTGCGTTTAGCAACAACAAGACCagaaattaacttaaaatatttttaaatttttttcctcaATACTGCTGTTGCAAGAGCACATTCGAGGTATAGAAGGTCGAGaaaattttctctaacatattATTATCAGTTATCTTTTTTCCATATAATTTCATTCGGGAGGTAATTTGAAACattgttaaattatatttatttatggatttaaaatcatGTAGACGTAAGTGCATCCAttcatatcgggcttgaggaagtatcattGTCTTTTGACGATTATACCTTTTTTCAAGGTTTTTCCATAGATCTACAAGATCTTTTagtgtgagatattcatttttcaatccttcgtcaagatAACGACGAAGGAAGATCATGACTTTGACTTTATTCTTttgggatgtattatttttagttttaatggtatctccaagatctattaaatcaagatgaatttcagcatctagtatccatgataagtagttattttcagatatatcaagaacattaaattcaagattagagagtttcgacataataaaaatttattacatgtgtctttctaaaatttgattagAGTCTGATACTGATAatatgttgtaaaataaataaataagaaagaaaaaataaatataaaatagagaagtataaataaataattatagtattaatatttattacaaATAACATCTCAATATAGTAAAGtatataaaagagagagaagaatattttcataggataaaagaagaagagaattattattgattgtATGTATTACTTTAGATACatgcttttatttatatatatatggagacctcttttttaacttttattaaaTGTAACTTTTTTTTAGTAACATAGCatttgaatataataaaagtTGAGCGATATTAAATGGGCATCCATCTCATACTTATTACAacacatataatattttttcttataaataataaataacgtAAAAGTCAAAACAAAATAGGAACATGATAattctccttttattttttataataccacatcaaatatttctttaacattatatatattttataaaatgtttgACATTATAAAAAACAGGATTAGTAATATCCATTTCCATTGTGAGTAAAATAGCATAAGatagagaataaaataaaaagtgataTGAGAAGCGCAGTGAATGAAAACAAGAGAGAGTGGTGTGGGTGGGTTTCTCTACTGTGTGTGAATGGAATCCAAAGGAAGAAGGAATAGTAGCGCACACATACATGATACATACATGGATATGAAGCAATATTGCGAGTAGGGAGTAGTGATTCGTCAAAACCCCCCCTTTTATCTGTGCCTGCACCCGGATTGGCTCAACTTGCCtgcttccctttcctcttcttattttattcttaattattatcTCATCACATCACACACTCAGAAATCAAATACTCACAAGAGAAAGCAGCATTGCAAGCCACGTTATTGTTATCCACTTCTAAACTCAATTACTCAACACCCAACAGGCTTGTTTTTAtccctccctctctctctctcttccattCCTTATCTtacatttgttattatttactGCCTTTTATTCTTTTCGTTAATTTCTCATGCTTTTGTTTCCTTCTGTATCATTTATTTAAATCTAATCAGACTCACCCCTAATTTAGGCATTAGATCAATGGGAGTTTGATAAGTAGAATTGTAGAAATGAAATCACTCCTAATCTTACTGTTACAGTGTTACATACGTGTTTAGATATatcgttattttaattttccttaCTGTTACACAATTTATTGGAGAGGTTTTATCATACTACCACAGTCAATGTGTAACACGTGTTTTTATCATAATTGATGAGGACTCAATAATTCTAGGGAATTATTGGAATTATTGGCATAATTATAGGGAATTATTGGCTGTGAAATTTGTGTTTTGACCTATATAGACTGTATGATCTCTGTTTTTATTGAATTATAAGGTTAAATCAGCACTCTTGGGATATCCATATGCATTGACATATTAGGGTAATTTGAGATCAAGAACAAGTTATTAGATCAGCAAGTGATTAGTGATTATTATGCAATTTGAAAGTTATGATGAGTGGGGATGTATGGAGCGGTTGAAGTTGTTGCAAGTTGTATGCTTGTCCTTATGTCATAATGGCATGGCTTCTCTTTGTGGTGGAGTTCAGAAAAGCTGTATTATTAGGATAGCAACATTTCCAAATActctctcaggtgtctgatccaaTGGTCACTTTTGTAGAGTTACGGTCATTTAAGTGCAATCACATATCAATTTTCTTACAACAATAAAACTGCGGTAAGTAAGTACTAAGTATTAACTGTCATATTTTCCTTACCTACTCTACTATATATGTTTACTGCATAGTTTTGCAACTAACACAGTTGTTCTGGTACGAAAACACAAAAAGTTATAGGAGAATTTAGCGAGCAACATCAAGTTGATCTAATGGTAAGCAAGCTTGTATCCTTTATAGTCGTCTCGAGTTCGAATCCTAGGGATCAATTAAAACAAGATTATTGGAGTTTCTAGTAATAAGATCTAGATACTAGAACGAAAGGCCAACAGATTAAAATCTTCTAAAGTGAGAAAGTTGGTAAAGTAAGAAAATAATAGTTTAATCACCGTTGAATTGTAGTGAGACTCACACatgataaaatttataaattcaatGGTGCTTAACCCTTTACTTTATCACTTTACAATTCTCTTTACTTTAGAGGATCTTTTTCCAAGATGAAAgtattaaatacataaaaaataccaAATATTATGTATAAATGCAGAGTTGGGGTGGTTTCTAttgtgaaagaaaaaaagataaaatttcgCTTTAAATGATTTGGTAGTAAATTTAGTTGTTTACCTCATTTAGAAATAGACTACATGGAGGGTTgttcaataataaaaagtagAAGGTGACTTAAGGAATTATGTGTAGAATATACATTGAAATCTatttgaaaagatttagattttaatGGTTTGAATATACAAATTTATGACATAAAAATGTAGCATCATTTGATTGATATAGTTGACTCCACCTAGTTGGATAAAGTTAAGTAGTTGTTATACTTTGGTCACCTATTAACCTAGGAGAGGGGACCAGCATCAGTTCACATGAATGTTGCTAGAATACAATTTTACAAAGCTAGTAGCCCAATTTGTCAATTGTCTTTAGGCTTTTCAGTATCAACAAAATGGTATTTgatctttatctttcttttgCTGTAATTTTGTGCTTCAACTAAACATTATAATGTTCCagattgaattttttatttgtgtatacaaaatttttattgttttgaacttttgattCTGAATCTTTGGAACAATTGTTAGGCTTATCCACTTATAACAGTTGAATAACCTTATCTGAATAAACTTATGAAAAATGTAGAGGAAACATTGAAAGTGAAAACTTTTACCCTGAAGCAGAGACTAGGTAGAAGAATACACTTAGATGAAATTGAAAGGAAGGTGGAGGGAATGGAGAATTCTTgtcttttaattaattgtttgtTACAAGAGGGTCCAAGTTCTCTGCTCCTTGAGCAGACTAAATGGTCTTCAACTTgttttaaacagaaaaatttgGAGTTTCTCTTGTGTCATAAATTGTGTGGAAAATATAAGACAAGGTTATAACAATAGTGGAGATTCTCCAGTCATTCTCCATAGGCTCTTTGCTGACGTTTTAGAAGCTTTGGTCCCATATTACTTGCAGACAAGGTAAGGAAAAACACCAATAATTGTTCATTGCCATAAGTACCCTCTCTGCCTTTTATTTATCCTCTCCACAGATGCAACTTTAATAGTTTCATAACAATTGTAGGCTACCGTTTTCTGATTCATTATTGCACTCCCTTTATTCAgttggaaaaagaaaattataattattagttggatttttttaatgagTGGATAATTTTTAGGAGAGACTTGAAATATTCGCAACTGTAGACATTGGATTTGAGCTTCAATAACTAATCAGTAGTTGAATTATACAGGGTGCAATCTTGAGCTTTTTGGGGACAAGAAACTGGGCTTAAagaaagaaagtagagattATAGAGAAAAATTAATAACGGTCCACCTTGAGTAGTGAAAATGGACAAGGCTAGTATAAATAGGTTTGATCTGTATTTCTAAAATGTGGCTTAAATTTGTTACTTGGTACAGGTTTTCTTTTGGAAAAAGACTCTCTAAAGTGGGGAGATTGATGAAGTGAGGGGTTAATCACCATTAAATTTGTAACTTTCATCGTATGTAAGTCCCACTATCTTAATTTGAGAATGATGAAACACTTACTTTCTCACTTTACCGACCTCTTCACGTTAGAAAAGCTTGATCATGTTTTTCTAAAGCCTAATTCGGCTAAAAAGCCTATTTAGAGGCTTACTTGGTAGTTAGACTTTTAGATATATTAGAAAGCCTACTTATAATCGACTATAGAAATTCTAGTAGAGCTCTAGGTCTCTCAACAAAGACCTTTTTCTATTCTCCAATTTTAAACTCATTATCACGTAATTAAGTGGTCAAAGCACTTAGTTACTTAGACCAAACTCGCATTGCTTGCCAAAAGAACCCTTGAAAGATAGGTTGAAATGTTCCTTAAATAggctaattttatttctaatttctcttctatcatattattaatttttaattttaatatcaataatacaAGATAATTAGGCTAGTCTTCTAGGCCTTataaccttttttttaaaaaaaaaattaatagccTATTGTTTGATCTTTTTTAACTGAAAAGGTTTATTTAGCCTTGCTCGTATACTAAATAGGCTATAGACCAAATCCAAAAGCCCCTGACATGTTTTGCCGCTTGATATAGGTAAAAGTTGTTTGATTCCTTGTAGATATGTCTGCGTGACTTTATCTTATTTCATATTTCATTCAGGTTTTGCTATTAGCTAGGTTCTATGTGAACATTGTGCATAACGCTTTGAACAAGTGAACCATATAGGAATTCACCTAAGAGAAGCAAGTTGGTATCATTGTTGATGTAGGATATGGTAAGTGTAAGTGTGCAACTCTCAAAGTGCCCATTTAAAGCAAGTAAAAAAGTGGTAACATTAGTTTGCCTAAAGGGGGAAAgtcttaagattttttttaattatttgtatatagTAAGGTCCAAAATATTTTGAAGGCCCTAGGCTGTCCCCAACTATTTAAAGCATCCATGAGACCATCCATGAGGACCAGCCCTTTCTTCTGATCACTATTCTCCTCTGCATTATGTGAGCTTTGTCCCTCTAGACTGTAAGACGTAGATCCTCCaaaaagaatgaagaaagaatGGAATTAGATAAGCTTAGCAGTAGGAACCTTGAAGATCCACCTATCTCTGGTGCTTACATCCGGAGCCTAGTGAAACAACTAAacacatcaacaacaacaacaaatgaATCCATGAACTCAAAAGGCCAAGATTGTTTTGTTGCAAGAAAACATGGAAAGGCACATCAATCCAcacaacaacaaccacaacagCAGCATAAGAAACAAGTTAGGAGGAGACTTCACACTAGCAGGCCTTATCAAGAGAGGCTTCTGAATATGGCTGAGGCTAGGAAGGAGATTGTAACAGCCTTGAAATTTCATAGGGCTGCTATGAAGCAAGCCAGGGAAAGACAGcaacaacagcagcagcagcagccgCCGCCACCGCAAGTGCAAGAACAGCATCAGCAAAGTTTTGAACAAGATGgaagattcaagggtaggagaAACCCCAGAATTTATCCATCATGCAGAGCCAATTTTCCAAATAAAATGGAGGATTTTTCATGTTCATACTTATCtcaacctcttcctcctccATCTACCTTGGCTCCAAACTCTTACACCTGGGCTAATGCTCCTTCCTTAATTACTCAACCGCCACAAACCCTTTTGGCtgaaaaccccaattttgtacTTCCTAGTCAGACTCTTGGATTGAACCTCAATTTCCATGATTTCAACAACTTAGATGCTACCCTTCACCTTAACAACTCTTCATTATCCTCATACTCATCTCCAACCtcctcttctcctcctctttctgTTGTGACTGATCAGGAAGCTCATTCAGTTGGAATGTCACAGGGCCAGGGAGATGGATCTTCTTCACTGGTGGATACAATTCAATCCGGTGCCACGACTCGGACTAGTGGAAGTGGAGATCTTCATACAGCCATGGATGATGAGGGCATGGCAGAGATCAGATCCTTAGGTGAGCAATATCAAATGGAATGGAGTGATACCATGAACTTGGTCAAATCAGCATGTTGGTTCAAGTACTTGAGAAACATAGAACATGAGGTACCTGGAGTCAAGATTGGAGATGGTTCATACCATTTTTTTGATGAAGTTGTTGAGTTTCCAGCTTGGTTGAATGCAAATGGGAGCTGTTTAGAGAAGTGCTCTGATGAGTACTTCCAAGATTCTGCCTTACCTTGGTAAGTTCCAACGGTATAAGtttcataatttaataattgaattttgcttttgaagtactttttttctttgtacCTTTTATTAAGGTAAGGAAACAGGAATACAGGACAGTTTGTACTTTGTTAAAGCCTTCTTGTAACAAGTGAATTAAACTATTAAAGTAACTATCACCTTTTAATTACACAGAAAACTATTCCATCTTCTACATAATTAAGAGAGTTACTTTATAATAGCCCTTTTCGTGGGACAATTCCATAATCTATACATAGGTAATAGGTTCATATGTCATTCTTCTTTGGGTTAATAAGTCATAGGAAGTCCCTAAGTATCAACACATTATTGTAGTTTCCCTGGCCATTTTCAAGGTGAACTTGCTAAATCTGTTTATGAAGCATATGTCAAGCCAAGAGCAAAAAAAGTgtatttttcccctttttttcccAAAATCATTTTTATGTTCCATTTTCATGAGTCTGATGGTGACTTTTTGAATAATTCTTCCTTTGTTCTTGTTAAGCCGAATTTCAAGTAGCTTGCTAATCCTGTGTGAAAGTGAAACCTTCAAACTACTAAGAATTATACTCTTCAatagttttgtttttcttcatgTAAATGCAGTTGAGTTTATAGTATGTTTCTTTTCCATGTGGATTTCTAGTTTCTACTTTCTATTGCCAGGCCTGGTGGAACACTCACTTTTTGAAGCTTGCCCTGTGGAAAATATTTAGATAAAACATACGTTTTGACTTTGGTGTACAAAATCAGATGAGTACAAAGAACActatttctaaaataatatcttcTTTTTGCATTCTTTGACTGCCCTAGAATAACTTGTGCATTCTGGTTTATGCCCTTTTTATATTCCCATTGTGTATACTTATATACTAATGGTTTTTCTTCTGACTTTGTTCATGACAATGTGTACACAGCATGGACATTGGAGATATTGAAAGCATGGATGGAGATTGGTTAGCATGAGAAGGATTCATTGTTTTGGTCACATCAAAATTTTGCTCTGATTTTGTAGTTTCTTTTGCTTTAGGTAAATGGGGTTTTGGGTACTATTATTATCATTCCCCTCCTCCCCTCTTCTTTTTggttttttggatatttttattattatatatataaggcttgaaaaaatttaaaagaggaTGATAGCATCAATATTCAATAGTATGAGtgagacaattttttttctcccaTTACTCTTATGTCAATGTATTTGTTGTAATAATGATTAATATCAATCAGTAGTGCTAAATTCTCTTTGAATCTTAAAGATTGCGAGAAGCCACTAAGGGTTTGGAGCTATAGAAGACTGGAACTCAGGCTGTTGTTAGTTATGTGATTTGAGTGTTTGACAATGAACACATGAAAAATTCTGATGAGGAATCTCAATTTAAAGCTTAATTATACAAAAAGCGTAATTATTGTCTGGATTTTTACAATTTCACCatatttacaattttattttttaaagtttatacCTAAGTCTCTATACTAGATAAAAACGatcaataaaatcttttttaactgtttttttgttaaaaaataagatattctTGAAATATTCGTTTTTGCATTTGATTTAAGATGAATTTTGGAATGTTTTATTCCGAGAGCGGTACAATTCATAGGTTAACCGTtaacatataaattaattataataaaagaattatgatttatttaaaataaggtTTGTGCTTGTTTTTGGTAGCAATCTGTGTTTTTGCTATTTTCACCGGATTAGTTCAATAACGTGTACAAATGAATTCTGGGTGAATTTCATGCATGACACAATGAAAATCATCTAGTTTGTTCTTGCACTTATAAAACCAACCCTTACACTATTTATATGCCCATACTAATACTGCACGAGTTGTCAGTATAACTATGAAGAGAAACGCGTTATAAGACATGTAACCGtaaatttaatgaaaatatGGTTAAATAGGGGTGATAAAATTATtccacatatatatatttgtttcgGTGAATAAAAATTTCACGTGAATTCAGTCAGGATATCAAAGTTTAGTATATGTATTGAGTATGTGACAGGTTTAATAATCACCTCATATGGGGTACTTACAAGTTGTCCATAAAGTAGTGTTGGTTTCAAGATTGAATTTAGTATTATGTTTGGTGATTAgagataaattttagttttgacttttgagatacaaaattttaggttttttagggaGCGTTTATTTTGAGGTACTAAGATAAAAATTGGGAGATTGAAATTTAGTATTATGTTTGTTGATTCAAAgattggtactaaaattttattttttgtcttagtcagtatttttaaaaagtagtGACACaggagactaaaattttagagacggagactgaaattttaataacattttatacataaaatacttctatttcaattaattaattccaacttTACtctttatacaaattaaattaaagttttttttttttgaaaggaaGAGCTCAACACCGAAGTGGAGCAAACAAGTCATGATGATAAGACAAGTAAACAACTCCTATGTCATCTCCGGCATAGCTATCAACAACATGGGTTATTTATCACACCATTCTGTAGCACATGAAAATGATTGAGCCGCACAATCTCCAACTCCTAGTGTCTTATTCTGAAAGATAATCTCATTCCGTCTTAGCCAGATATTCCACATAACTGAGAAGAATCCAACCAACCAATTCCTGCATAGCTCTTTTCTCACCGGCATCCATCTCCAACTCTCAAAGTGATCTTGCAACGAGCTCGGTGCAGTCCACTTCTGTCCAAAATCTAATATACAGGCATAGCACACCTGCTAAGAGAACTCACATGTAACAAATAAATGTTGTAAATTTTCTACCTCATTATTACACAACACGCACACATTATCATTCTGCTGTAGAATTCCCATCCTACATAGTCGATCCTTTGTATTGACCCGGCGTACCAAGGCAAACCAAGTGAATAGCTCTACTCTGGGTGGAACTAGCCCcttccaaattttttttgtgaatttatatctcttgagttaagaaattaactaaattaattagtgatgacaaacattatttttggcaaaataaataattagtgttgattaattaattaaggagtatatgttgctaattatttattattatgttgcAGGCCTTAATTAAGTTGAGCAGCccaaatgaaatgaaaaataaaacaagagaTGGTAGGCTGAAAGCAAAATTGAGAGcccaagaaaaaataaagaaagaagccAAAGAAATCATAACGGGCCAAGCATATCACAAACTGATCCAAGCCCGAGTTGattttattttcctccaaacttgATCTCACACCACAAGCAACGTTCTTCTCCTCTCTGACCATGTCAAATCACAAGCTtaaaaaaagtaagaaagagaaagagagagagctccTTCCATAAGCTTTTCAccaaagaagagagaaagagaaagattaaGCTAGAAAGGCAGATATCAAATCACCCagttcaaaccaaatcaagcttaggttaaaggtaaCCCATTTCCTCTTGCATGAATcaaatcttcatctcttcttcccaactctctgctctatccgaaaTGGGATACAAAGGAAAGATGGTTTCTGTTCTTCTCTGCTGTGTATCCACAGTCTTAAACAtgacttggggaccaagttggtttTCAAGGGCTCAGATCAAGTTGACCATTGGAAGATTTCTATGGTTGCTGTTTTATGGCTTTCGGCCAAGATGAGAAAGTCAAAAAGAAAGTTTCTACTTTGATGATTAAGGAGAAAAAGTGAATCtatgggttggtgaagctcaaagctcaaggtgttgaccttggaagaagaaccaagcaacatgcaaggagataaaagaagcttgatgttcattcagaaagcaaggAAAGAAAACCAGAGAGTGAGAACAGTGTTCTGTtaagaagttcctctacttggataatgctttctttcaaagaagcattcggccaatactgaagaactgcatctgaggtttgcgaatatggttttgcacatagcaaagaggctgttgatgaagtcaatctccttcatgttttactgattgtaatgaacttttctaagtttatctttctgtaatttcttgagagaaaaggcattgtgagaaagttcaagtaaaagccatgagtgaaaaaaggctgagtgatacacttgagagaaaagcctagagttattttctgatttctttaggttggttaagtgtcttgtatcttgtacctgtttggtatccctttcttagttgggttagcactaagagtgaatagttaggtgttagcatagccaatatCAAGTTacgttag harbors:
- the LOC107470657 gene encoding uncharacterized protein LOC107470657 encodes the protein MELDKLSSRNLEDPPISGAYIRSLVKQLNTSTTTTNESMNSKGQDCFVARKHGKAHQSTQQQPQQQHKKQVRRRLHTSRPYQERLLNMAEARKEIVTALKFHRAAMKQARERQQQQQQQQPPPPQVQEQHQQSFEQDGRFKGRRNPRIYPSCRANFPNKMEDFSCSYLSQPLPPPSTLAPNSYTWANAPSLITQPPQTLLAENPNFVLPSQTLGLNLNFHDFNNLDATLHLNNSSLSSYSSPTSSSPPLSVVTDQEAHSVGMSQGQGDGSSSLVDTIQSGATTRTSGSGDLHTAMDDEGMAEIRSLGEQYQMEWSDTMNLVKSACWFKYLRNIEHEVPGVKIGDGSYHFFDEVVEFPAWLNANGSCLEKCSDEYFQDSALPCMDIGDIESMDGDWLA